One region of Halomicrobium sp. LC1Hm genomic DNA includes:
- a CDS encoding HTTM domain-containing protein encodes MSGRLVARASSDARQWFEQRFRVDTRALAALRIALGTILLLDVLLRARHLVAFYTDAGVLPTSTLRAVVGTPALLSVHALSGSVWLQICLFFAAGLAALALLVGYRTRLATLLSLALLLSLQIRNPFVLNGGDTLLRRLLFWSLFLPLGERLSVDATEVTETTPRRAVSGLATVGLLGQVVAVYAVNAVVKLRGDAWPSGRALALVFDLDHYTVLAGDLLAPVPLLPALLGWGWLTLLVASPLLVGLTGRARGALAGLFVAGHAGMLVTVWVGLFPLVSIAALLPFFPAFVWDRVWGGVPDGWDRGGASRLEDHAAATIPASVRRALGRLRRPLLVLVLAAMLVSNAATLGVAPVADADVPEQSWDMFAPAPPGVDGWFVAPGTTTDGREVDALAMAPLSWERPSNLERAYPSTRWRKYLLRLRSGDTEPRRAALAGSLCQRWNRTHERGLERVGLVFVAEPTRLDGPDPQRRKELGTYSCRSATEKGNSRVSPAPR; translated from the coding sequence GTGAGTGGTCGTCTCGTCGCTCGTGCCAGCAGCGACGCCAGACAGTGGTTCGAGCAGCGATTTCGCGTCGACACGCGCGCGCTGGCGGCGCTGCGGATCGCCCTGGGAACGATACTGCTCCTCGACGTTCTCCTGCGAGCGCGCCACCTCGTGGCCTTCTACACCGACGCCGGTGTCCTCCCCACGTCGACGCTGCGGGCTGTCGTCGGGACGCCCGCCCTGCTGTCGGTCCACGCTCTCTCGGGGAGCGTCTGGCTGCAGATCTGTCTCTTCTTCGCGGCCGGTCTCGCGGCGCTGGCGCTGCTGGTCGGGTACCGAACGCGACTCGCGACGCTGCTCTCGCTCGCCCTGTTGCTCTCGCTTCAGATCCGGAACCCGTTCGTGCTCAACGGCGGCGACACGCTCCTGCGGCGACTGCTGTTCTGGAGCCTGTTCCTGCCACTTGGTGAGCGGCTGTCTGTCGACGCGACCGAGGTGACCGAGACGACGCCCCGACGGGCAGTGAGCGGGCTGGCGACCGTCGGACTGCTCGGGCAGGTCGTCGCGGTCTACGCCGTCAACGCGGTCGTGAAGCTCCGGGGCGACGCGTGGCCCTCCGGACGGGCGCTGGCGCTCGTCTTCGATCTCGACCACTACACCGTCCTCGCGGGCGATCTCCTGGCACCCGTCCCGCTGCTCCCGGCGCTGCTCGGCTGGGGCTGGCTGACCCTCCTGGTGGCGTCGCCGCTGCTCGTCGGCCTCACCGGCCGAGCGCGCGGGGCGCTCGCCGGGCTGTTCGTCGCGGGCCACGCGGGCATGCTGGTGACGGTCTGGGTCGGCCTCTTTCCGCTGGTCTCGATCGCCGCGCTGCTCCCCTTCTTCCCGGCGTTCGTCTGGGACCGCGTGTGGGGTGGCGTCCCCGACGGGTGGGATCGCGGTGGCGCGTCGCGTCTCGAAGACCACGCCGCCGCGACGATCCCGGCGTCGGTTCGGCGCGCACTCGGCAGGCTCCGACGGCCGCTACTCGTCCTCGTGCTGGCGGCGATGCTCGTCTCGAACGCCGCCACGCTGGGGGTGGCTCCGGTCGCCGACGCCGACGTGCCAGAGCAGTCCTGGGACATGTTCGCTCCCGCGCCTCCGGGCGTCGACGGGTGGTTCGTCGCACCGGGAACGACGACGGACGGGCGGGAGGTCGACGCGCTCGCGATGGCACCGCTGAGCTGGGAGCGACCGTCGAACCTCGAACGAGCGTACCCGAGTACGCGCTGGCGAAAGTACCTGCTCCGACTCCGGAGCGGAGACACCGAACCGCGCCGGGCGGCGCTCGCTGGCTCCCTCTGTCAGCGCTGGAACCGCACTCACGAGCGGGGGCTCGAACGGGTCGGCCTCGTGTTCGTCGCCGAGCCGACGCGACTGGACGGGCCGGACCCACAGCGCCGGAAGGAACTGGGGACGTACTCGTGTCGATCCGCGACCGAGAAAGGCAACAGTCGAGTGTCGCCCGCGCCTCGGTGA
- a CDS encoding helix-turn-helix transcriptional regulator, with protein sequence MTKWLQSGRRRDICIILAGEDGLNGQTLKTRLERHYDERIDPKSFYGGLSAMVDSGFLQKETAGIADEYSLTEAGEARLREQYEWMCERLGETER encoded by the coding sequence ATGACGAAGTGGCTCCAGAGCGGTCGCCGACGGGACATCTGTATCATCCTCGCCGGTGAAGACGGACTGAACGGCCAGACGCTCAAGACGCGACTGGAACGGCACTACGACGAGCGGATCGACCCAAAGAGCTTCTACGGCGGCCTCTCGGCGATGGTCGACAGCGGTTTTTTGCAGAAGGAGACCGCCGGGATCGCCGACGAGTACTCGCTGACCGAGGCGGGCGAGGCGCGCCTCCGCGAGCAGTACGAGTGGATGTGTGAGCGACTGGGCGAGACGGAGAGGTGA